The Pungitius pungitius chromosome 13, fPunPun2.1, whole genome shotgun sequence genome includes the window TGTCAGAAAAGAGGACACAAACGCCGTTTGTGAGTCAGCTGTTCATCCATCTTGAGGAGGAGCGACAGGAAATTCCGGTTTGGATAAATGGCTCGCTTTTGGACGACGTGCCTCAAAGCATCTCTGAGGCGGAGACGCTGCCTCAACATGAAATAAGCCAGGACCAGAGTGGCAGATCGGCTCATGCCCATGATGCAATGCACCAGCACCTTGCCTGCAGAGCAGGATGGAGGATGAGAGAGGGAATCGAACAGCTAAATATCAAATGTCACGTTGAAATACTGTACCATCTTTGCTCTTCAGCCCTCTGTGTATGAAGTCAGCCGCTGCTTTTAGGTACTGACTGAGATCGAACCGGTCCGAATCCTCGGCCGGGATGCCAAAGTAGACGCATGTGTTCCCATAAAAACTCTGGTCACCGATGCTGCCCTGCTTGGAGTGCGCGGCATTCAGCACATGAGTGATGCCAAGTTTC containing:
- the LOC119213794 gene encoding dual specificity protein phosphatase 13A-like — encoded protein: MSGSNQDLVLIKELEDILDSCTLELTPVDEVWPNLYIGNVAVAQNRKKLQKLGITHVLNAAHSKQGSIGDQSFYGNTCVYFGIPAEDSDRFDLSQYLKAAADFIHRGLKSKDGKVLVHCIMGMSRSATLVLAYFMLRQRLRLRDALRHVVQKRAIYPNRNFLSLLLKMDEQLTHKRRLCPLF